A DNA window from Porites lutea chromosome 6, jaPorLute2.1, whole genome shotgun sequence contains the following coding sequences:
- the LOC140942161 gene encoding uncharacterized protein — protein sequence MALTNFTEDEKYQKTIVELFCSPELIRGVDGELIFLSALNILLSIAAFLGNTLILVALHKETSLHPPSKLLYRNLAITDLCVGIITEPLLVTYLTSVVNQRWDSCYYTVLALFFLDYTLCLVSLLTVTAISVDRLLALLLGLRYRQVVTLKRAHIAVIGLWIMCIVGASTTFWNTLITLWYQHIGTALCLVTTISAYTKISYTLRHNQIHVRNHVAQGQQGQAIPLNIARYRKAVNSALWVQLILVICYLPYNIAVALSPQREMSFSTYHIAVIFTRTTVHLNSSLNPLLYCWKIREVRQAVKETLRLLFCRSTSQRNMALTNFTEYENNKTVSELYCSVELIRGVDGELILLSSLNIFLSIAAFLGNTLILVALHKETSIHPPSKLLYRNLAITDLCVGIIAEPSYGTYFTFVVKKRWDICYHANWAATISGYILCSVSLLTLTAISVDRLLALLLGLRYRQVVTLRRTFITVIALWILCIVGACTYFSNPLITSWCAYINIALCLVTTIFAYTKIFLTLRHNQIHVNPAQSHVFPGQPSQAIPLNIARYRKAVNSALWVQVTLIVCYLPFGIAVALTPQRGMPLSNYLARNYAATIVYLNSSLNPFLYCWKMRQVRQAVKETLRQLMIIC from the exons ATGGCACTGACGAATTTCACCGAAGATGAAAAATATCAGAAAACAATTGTTGAACTGTTCTGCTCACCTGAATTAATCAGAGGTGTAGATGGCGAACTTATCTTCCTTTCAGCTCTAAACATTCTCCTGTCCATTGCAGCctttctggggaacactctgatcctagttgctctgcacaaggaaacttcacttcatccgccgtccaaactcctgtatcgtaacctggcgataactgatctctgtgttggtataaTTACAGAGCCTTTGCTTGTAACTTACTTGACTTCTGTTGTGAACCAAAGATGGGATAGTTGCTATTACACGGTTCTGGCATTATTTTTCTTAGATTATACTTTGTGTTTAGTGTCTTTATTGACAgtgactgcaataagcgtggacagacttctcgccttgttgctgggactcagatacagacaagttgtaactttgaaacGAGCACATATAGCTGTAATTGGTTTATGGATTATGTGCATTGTCGGAGCTTCTACAACCTTTTGGAATACTCTTATAACTTTATGGTATCAACACATCGGTACAGCTCTGTGTCTAGTCACCACAATCTCCGCTTACACAAAAATTTCCTATACTTTGCGTCATAATCAAATACATGTTCGCAACCATGTTGCTCAAGGACAACAGGGCCAAGCAATTCCactgaacatagctcgatacagaaaggcagtgaacagtgcactgtgggtgcagttAATATTGGTTATTTGTTATCTCCCATATAATATAGCGGTAGCGTTATCGCCTCAAAGAGAGATGTCGTTCTCTACTTATCACATTGCTGTGATCTTTACTCGTACCACGGTTCACTTAAACTCGTCATTAAACCCGTTGTtgtactgttggaagatcagagaagtaaggcaagctgtaaaagaaacattaaggctACTATTCTGTCGATCGA CTTCGCAGAGGAATATGGCACTGACAAATTTTACCGaatatgaaaacaataaaacagtcAGTGAACTGTACTGCTCGGTGGAATTAATCAGAGGTGTAGATGGCGAACTTATCCTTCTCTCATctctaaatatttttctgtccATTGCAGCATTtttggggaacactctgatcctagttgccctGCACAAGGAAACTTCAattcatccgccgtccaaactcctgtatcgtaacctagcgataactgatctctgtgttggtatcattgcGGAGCCTTCGTATGGGACTTACTTTACTTTTGTTGTGAAAaaaagatgggatatttgctatCACGCAAATTGGGCAGCAACTATCTCAGGTTATATTTTGTGTTCAGTATCTTTATTAACattgactgcaataagcgtggacagacttctcgccttgttactggggctcagatacagacaagttgtaactttgagaAGAACGTTTATAACTGTGATTGCTTTATGGATTTTGTGCATCGTTGGTGCCTGCACTTATTTTTCGAATCCTCTTATAACTTCATGGTGTGCATACATAAATATAGCTCTGTGTCTAGTCACCACAATCTtcgcttacacaaaaattttcctcACTCTACGTCACAACCAAATTCACGTTAACCCTGCTCAGAGCCATGTTTTTCCAGGCCAACCAAGCCAAGCAATTCCACTtaacatagctcgatacagaaaggcagtgaacagtgcactgtgggtacAGGTAACATTGAttgtttgttatctgccgtTTGGTATAGCGGTCGCTTTGACACCTCAGAGAGGGATGCCTTTATCGAACTACCTTGCTCGAAATTATGCGGCTACTATCGTTTACTTAAACTCATCTTTAAACCCCTTTCTGTACTGTTGGAAGATGAGGCAAGTGAGGCAAGCTGTGAAAGAAACACTAAGGCAACTCATGATCATCTGTTGA